A segment of the Elaeis guineensis isolate ETL-2024a chromosome 6, EG11, whole genome shotgun sequence genome:
ttaaattacagaATTCAGTAAAAGATTAATTAACAGTTAGTCAAAGATTATGTATGCTTCATATAGATAAGAGACAGAGAACCAACAAACAATGGAAGCATGCGACTATCTGCAAACAATCAAACTGCACTAAATTTTGTCAGGCAATCCTAGCTTGTCCAAGAAACTCAACAAATTATATGCAATGTCTATGATTGCAAAGGTCTAGAAATTACCTTTTATGTTCTCCAGAGAAAAAAATAGGATGTGGTATGAAACAAATCAAGATGTAATATTAAATGAAACCATCCATTTGAATTTCTCTCAGTTACAGGATATGCAAGAATCTACTTACAAACTACAATTTATCTAAATTCAATCTCATGCTGTCGTCTTGCCAGTCCTTGGCAagaatctatgtatgtatgtctgtacatatatatgtagatacaGATATACTACAGAaaaacatgaaaaaaatttttgcttatCGCTCGCACGTTGTAATCTGATCATACTAAACAAATGCTAAACCTAAATTAGATGCTTCTTCCTTCTGAAAATAAGATATAAAAGATTAAGCATGTGCAGTTTTTTGAAGAATGCAAGATGAACAAGCAGTACCTGTACAGTTTTGCAGTATCATGTAGCAAATAGCCTCCACCAGAAGACCAATTCTTATCATCCAAACTCCCAGAAGACGAAGTATTTTGTGCATGATCAAAGGGACTGCATATGCCAGCATGCAACTTTTGCCCTAATGTTGATGCAAACATCCCATTAGCATCTAAATTCTCAAGACAACCAAATGGATTCCCGCTAACATGTACCGTCTGGGTGGGCCTTGGCAGATCACAGTTCTCAATATGCTGCTGTGATTTTTGGGCAACCAATGAAGCCAACTCATCTTTGTCAGATATCCGCCACCAGGGCTCACTCTTGTTACCTCCTGCCCATGGTGTTTTGAGGTCTGAAGAAACCTTCTCTTGTTTCTTTGAAATCAACTGATCAACAGGCTTCCAATCCAGCAGCTCCTCATCCCTGTAAAGATAATCACTCATATCTACCTTATGCTTTAGTGGTTGCTGTGGGCAACTGGTTACTGTCTTCATCTCTTGGACTCCAGATTCAGAATAGTGCCTCATAGAAGCTGTAGATACCATACATGGAGACTCCAGAAAGCATTCATTTACTTTAAGATCAATGTCCATTGATTCACCCAGCAACGGCTCTTCAGTAAACTTACTTGTTGGGACTGTAGTTTCCGCTCTCATCTCATCAAGTTCATCTTCTAAGAAATTTGGCTGTTCACATACATAGCCCTTTTGGTGACCAAAGTTGGGTTGCAGCTGGAGCCACCATTTAGCATCCAGTGGAAGATTAGA
Coding sequences within it:
- the LOC105047605 gene encoding uncharacterized protein, which codes for MAAAEARAAWQRAANRCLVQEDAKRAPKLACCPSSSVLQNDSSNDNATNAQDHSAPYFMPLNWNPMNSNLPLDAKWWLQLQPNFGHQKGYVCEQPNFLEDELDEMRAETTVPTSKFTEEPLLGESMDIDLKVNECFLESPCMVSTASMRHYSESGVQEMKTVTSCPQQPLKHKVDMSDYLYRDEELLDWKPVDQLISKKQEKVSSDLKTPWAGGNKSEPWWRISDKDELASLVAQKSQQHIENCDLPRPTQTVHVSGNPFGCLENLDANGMFASTLGQKLHAGICSPFDHAQNTSSSGSLDDKNWSSGGGYLLHDTAKLYSGDQGYCTTENDSPESKQIAEGDPSRAQLLEALCHSQTRARKAEMAAQKAYDEKNHIIKLLFRQASHLFAYKQWIHMLQLESLCLQLKIKDHPISTLFPVLPWMPLKGTPSSKDRNTRRKGRNQATCNICKYVVVFAFGLGLAGAGLLLGWTLGWLLPTPEIPSLFKTGK